The Altererythrobacter sp. ZODW24 genome window below encodes:
- a CDS encoding pirin family protein codes for MSIIQTITPTTHDLGDFKVRRVLPARERTMVGPFIFVDQFGPAQLDIGKAMDVRPHPHINLSTVTWLFEGAIDHRDSLGTFSTIRPGQVNLMTAGKGIVHSERSPQAERDAGARMYGMQTWLALPDGQEEIDPAFEAVADIPLVEDGCAKAHIIMGTLWGKTAATTTHAETIYAEIVLAAGGAIPIDAEADERAVMVVGGTAELDGVVLEPYKLTVLAPGAPMQLTSLEGGRVMLLGGEAFTTKRHAWWNFVSSSRDRINQAKDDWREGRFPKVPGDSEEFIPIPGAPKTVSHS; via the coding sequence GAGCATTATCCAGACCATCACGCCGACCACGCACGACCTCGGCGATTTTAAGGTTCGCCGCGTGCTACCTGCGCGCGAGCGGACGATGGTCGGACCATTTATCTTCGTCGACCAGTTCGGGCCCGCCCAGCTTGATATCGGCAAGGCGATGGACGTGCGCCCTCATCCGCATATCAACCTGTCGACGGTCACTTGGCTGTTCGAAGGCGCAATCGATCACCGTGACAGTCTGGGTACATTTTCGACCATTCGTCCGGGTCAGGTGAACTTGATGACTGCCGGTAAAGGCATCGTCCATTCAGAACGCAGCCCGCAGGCAGAGCGCGACGCCGGTGCGCGCATGTACGGCATGCAAACATGGCTTGCGCTGCCTGACGGTCAGGAAGAAATCGATCCTGCGTTCGAAGCGGTCGCTGACATTCCTCTGGTCGAGGACGGCTGCGCCAAGGCTCATATCATAATGGGAACGCTCTGGGGCAAGACCGCTGCGACCACGACGCATGCGGAAACGATCTATGCTGAAATCGTGCTGGCAGCGGGCGGAGCAATTCCAATCGACGCTGAGGCTGACGAGCGCGCTGTGATGGTGGTCGGCGGGACGGCTGAACTGGATGGCGTGGTTCTCGAACCATATAAGCTAACGGTTCTGGCACCGGGTGCACCAATGCAGCTAACTTCGCTTGAGGGCGGCCGCGTGATGCTGCTCGGCGGCGAGGCATTCACGACCAAACGCCACGCGTGGTGGAACTTTGTGAGCTCCAGCCGCGACCGCATCAATCAGGCCAAAGACGATTGGCGCGAGGGGCGTTTTCCTAAAGTCCCCGGCGATAGCGAAGAATTCATCCCCATTCCGGGCGCGCCCAAAACAGTGAGTCATTCATGA